A window from Pseudomonas frederiksbergensis encodes these proteins:
- a CDS encoding FAD-dependent oxidoreductase, with translation MSAGWLRACALVMLGLFSVSALAKDKTAIVIGGGLSGLTAAYELQNKGWQVTLLEAKPSLGGRSGMATSEWIGNDKTQPVLNKYVSTFKLSTTPAPEFVRTPGYLIDGEYYTAADLATKQPATSDALKRYEKTLDDLARSIEDPQNPAANSTLFALDQISVSNWLDRLNLPATARQLVNQQIRTRYDEPSRLSLLYFAQQSRVYRGVADRDLRASRLPGGSPVLAQAFVKQLKTIKTSSPVSAISQDKDGVTVKVGSVGYQADYVVVAVPLRALNKIQMTPSLDAQHMGAIKGTNYGWRDQIMLKFKTPVWESKARMTGEIYSNTGLGMLWVEPAMKGGANVVINLSGDNARVMQAFGDKQIADQVLIRLHAFYPQARGAFTGYEIRRYSNDPSMGGAYLAFGPGQISKYWRLWERPIQRVVFAGEHTDTLYPGTLEGALRTGQRAASQVEDLMAGKSFEPAKVVPAATAVAAGAVAAKKGNFFTNLFGGSDDKTAPVKAPEPVAPVAPAPTPVPAPTPAPVPVEAPKPAVPVKAEPAKKAPVKTSVKKPAAKTEAKKAPAKAPVKKAELAKKPASKPAATTETKAQ, from the coding sequence ATGTCTGCTGGTTGGCTGCGCGCCTGTGCGCTGGTGATGTTGGGGCTGTTCAGCGTGTCTGCGCTGGCCAAGGATAAAACCGCGATCGTGATCGGCGGAGGGCTCTCTGGCCTCACGGCGGCTTACGAACTGCAAAACAAGGGCTGGCAGGTCACCCTGCTGGAAGCCAAACCGAGCCTGGGCGGTCGCTCGGGCATGGCCACCAGTGAGTGGATCGGCAACGACAAGACCCAACCGGTTCTGAACAAGTACGTATCGACCTTCAAGCTGAGCACCACGCCGGCCCCTGAGTTCGTGCGGACCCCGGGCTACCTGATTGACGGTGAGTATTACACCGCCGCCGATCTGGCCACCAAGCAGCCGGCCACCAGCGACGCGCTCAAGCGCTACGAAAAGACCCTGGACGATCTGGCGCGCTCGATCGAAGACCCGCAGAACCCGGCGGCCAACAGCACACTGTTCGCCTTGGACCAGATCAGCGTGTCCAACTGGCTCGACCGCCTGAATCTGCCGGCCACGGCACGTCAGTTGGTGAATCAGCAGATTCGTACCCGTTATGACGAACCGTCGCGCCTGTCGCTGCTGTACTTCGCACAGCAAAGCCGCGTTTACCGTGGCGTTGCCGACCGTGACCTGCGCGCTTCACGCCTGCCCGGCGGTAGCCCGGTGCTGGCACAGGCTTTCGTCAAACAACTGAAAACCATCAAGACCAGCTCCCCGGTCTCGGCGATCAGCCAGGACAAGGACGGCGTGACCGTCAAAGTCGGCAGCGTTGGTTATCAAGCTGATTACGTCGTCGTGGCCGTGCCACTGCGCGCACTGAACAAGATCCAGATGACTCCGTCGCTGGATGCCCAGCACATGGGCGCGATCAAAGGCACCAACTACGGCTGGCGCGACCAGATCATGCTGAAGTTCAAGACGCCAGTGTGGGAAAGCAAGGCGCGGATGACCGGCGAGATCTACAGCAACACCGGCCTGGGCATGTTGTGGGTTGAACCGGCGATGAAGGGCGGCGCCAATGTGGTGATCAACCTGTCCGGCGACAACGCGCGCGTGATGCAAGCCTTCGGCGACAAGCAGATCGCCGATCAGGTGCTGATCCGTCTGCACGCCTTTTATCCACAGGCACGCGGTGCGTTCACCGGTTATGAGATCCGCCGTTACAGCAACGACCCATCGATGGGCGGCGCCTACCTGGCCTTCGGTCCTGGCCAGATCAGCAAGTACTGGCGCCTGTGGGAGCGTCCGATTCAGCGTGTAGTCTTTGCCGGCGAACACACCGACACCTTGTACCCAGGCACCCTGGAAGGCGCATTGCGCACCGGTCAGCGGGCGGCCAGTCAGGTAGAAGACCTTATGGCCGGCAAGTCGTTTGAACCGGCGAAAGTTGTTCCGGCGGCGACCGCTGTTGCGGCTGGGGCGGTAGCGGCGAAGAAAGGTAACTTCTTCACCAACCTGTTCGGTGGTTCTGACGACAAAACGGCACCGGTCAAGGCGCCAGAGCCAGTGGCTCCGGTTGCTCCGGCACCGACTCCAGTGCCAGCTCCGACCCCGGCGCCTGTCCCGGTCGAAGCGCCGAAGCCTGCGGTACCGGTGAAAGCCGAGCCGGCGAAAAAAGCTCCGGTCAAAACTTCAGTGAAAAAGCCTGCTGCCAAGACCGAGGCAAAAAAGGCCCCGGCAAAAGCCCCGGTGAAAAAAGCTGAACTGGCGAAAAAGCCAGCGAGCAAACCGGCTGCGACTACTGAGACCAAGGCTCAGTAA
- a CDS encoding adenosylmethionine--8-amino-7-oxononanoate transaminase encodes MGLNDQWMQRDLAVLWHPCTQMKDHEQLPLIPIKRGEGVWLEDFEGKRYLDAVSSWWVNVFGHANPRINQRIKDQVDQLEHVILAGFSHQPVIELSERLVKMTPEGLTRCFYADNGSSCIEVALKMSFHYWLNRGQPNKKRFVTLTNSYHGETMAAMSVGDVPLFTETYKALLLDTIKVPSPDCYLRPQGMNWEEHSRNMFAAMEQTLAENHDSVAAVIVEPLIQGAGGMRMYHPVYLKLLREACDRYGVHLIHDEIAVGFGRTGTMFACEQAGIRPDFLCLSKALTGGYLPLAACVTTEDVYSAFYDDYPTLRAFLHSHSYTGNPLACAAALATLDIFEEDNVIENNKALAQRMATATAHLAEHPNVSEVRQTGMVLAIEMVKDKATKEAYPWQERRGLKVFQHALERGALLRPLGSVVYFLPPYVITPEQIDFLAEVASEGIDIATRDSVSVSVPKDFHPGFRDPG; translated from the coding sequence ATGGGCCTGAATGATCAGTGGATGCAACGCGACCTCGCGGTGTTGTGGCATCCCTGCACCCAGATGAAAGACCACGAACAGCTGCCGCTGATCCCGATCAAGCGCGGTGAAGGCGTCTGGCTGGAAGACTTCGAAGGCAAACGCTACCTCGATGCCGTCAGCTCCTGGTGGGTCAACGTGTTTGGCCATGCCAATCCGCGGATCAACCAGCGCATCAAGGATCAGGTCGATCAGCTGGAGCACGTCATCCTTGCCGGTTTCAGTCATCAGCCAGTGATCGAGTTGTCCGAGCGTCTGGTGAAGATGACGCCGGAAGGCCTGACCCGGTGTTTCTACGCCGATAACGGTTCGTCCTGCATCGAAGTCGCGCTGAAAATGAGCTTTCACTATTGGCTCAACCGCGGCCAGCCGAACAAGAAGCGCTTCGTCACCCTGACCAACAGCTACCACGGCGAGACCATGGCGGCGATGTCGGTGGGCGACGTGCCACTGTTCACCGAAACCTACAAGGCGCTGCTGCTGGACACCATCAAGGTGCCGAGCCCCGATTGCTACCTGCGCCCGCAAGGCATGAACTGGGAAGAACATTCGCGCAACATGTTCGCCGCCATGGAACAGACCCTGGCCGAGAACCACGACAGCGTCGCGGCCGTCATCGTCGAGCCGCTGATCCAGGGTGCCGGCGGCATGCGCATGTACCACCCGGTTTATCTGAAACTGCTGCGCGAAGCCTGCGACCGCTATGGCGTACACCTGATCCACGACGAAATCGCCGTCGGCTTCGGCCGCACCGGCACGATGTTCGCCTGTGAACAGGCCGGCATCCGCCCGGACTTCCTCTGCCTGTCCAAGGCCCTGACCGGCGGCTACCTGCCGTTGGCGGCCTGCGTGACCACCGAAGATGTCTACAGCGCTTTCTACGACGACTACCCGACCCTGCGCGCCTTCCTGCATTCCCACAGCTACACCGGCAATCCGCTGGCGTGCGCGGCGGCATTGGCGACGTTGGATATCTTCGAAGAAGACAACGTCATCGAGAACAACAAGGCACTGGCCCAGCGCATGGCCACCGCCACCGCGCACTTGGCCGAGCACCCGAACGTTTCGGAAGTGCGCCAGACGGGCATGGTGCTGGCCATCGAGATGGTCAAAGACAAGGCCACCAAGGAAGCTTATCCGTGGCAGGAACGTCGCGGCTTGAAAGTGTTCCAGCATGCGCTGGAGCGTGGTGCTTTACTTCGACCGCTGGGCAGCGTGGTGTACTTCTTGCCGCCGTACGTGATCACGCCCGAACAGATCGACTTCCTGGCCGAAGTGGCGAGTGAAGGCATCGACATCGCGACCCGCGACAGCGTCAGTGTTTCGGTGCCGAAGGACTTTCACCCGGGCTTCCGCGATCCGGGCTGA